CGGCGGTCGACCGACCAGCGATCGCCCCAGAGCGGGTACGTGTCCCCGGTGTACCCCCAGGGTCCGGTGGCCTAAGGCGCAGTCACCGTCGCCGACCAGTAGCTGGGGGAAAGCGTCGCGTTCCCGAAGCCGTCCGCGAAGAGCGCGCTGTAGAGCGCCGTCACGCTCCCGACGCTAAGGAGGGTTCCGTCGTCCTCGTTCAACGCTCCCACCGCGAGATCGGCGAGGCCGTCGCCGTCGAAGTCGCCGGTCGTGAGTGCGTGGCCCCATCGGACCTCGTGGATGTCGTCGCCGCGGGGGATCTCCTCCTGCCCATGTTCGAACTGCCGGGCGGGCGACTCCCCGGCGTAGATGCCGAAGCCCTCTTCGCCCAGCAGGACGACGACGGCGCCCTCCCGGATTCCCTCCACGGTCTCGTTGGGAACACCGATCGCGAGATCGTCGAGGCGATCGCCGTTGAAGTCGCCCACCGCCAACGCATCGCCGAAGAACTCGCCCGGCAGGCTCGCACCGCCGCCGAAGATCTCCCGCGCGGTCAGACGCTCGGCCGTCGCGAGGTCGAAAGTGCCGGTCGTCCCCTGGAGCACGTACACCGCTCCGGTGTTCGAGAGCGGGCTGTCGTCCTCGGGTACGCCGATGACCAGATCGTCGAAGTCGTCGTCGTTGAAGTCTCCGCTCGCCAGCCGCCGCCCAAAGGAGGAGGCCTGGGCCTCGCTTGGTCCTGCGATCAGCTGGTCGCGCCCGGTCGCCCCCAGACCGCCCGCGGCGCCGAAGAGAATGTGCACCGCGGCGGGCGCGAAGGAGCCGAAATTCTCGCCGGGCACCGCGGTCGCGAGGTCGTCGAAGCCGTCGGAGTCGAAGTCGCCGACGGCGAGCGCGGCGCCGAAATGGTCGTCGAGGTCGGCCGTATCGTCGATCCCCGTGGAGTCCTGATCGAGCCGGTACGGCACCGGGGCGAGCCCGAGCGCCGTCCCCGCGCCGCGGAAGACGCGCAGGATCCCGGCCTCCGCGAAATCTCCCACGGCATGATCGGGCACGCCGACGACGAGATCGGCGAAGGCATCGCCGTCGAAGTAGCCGCAGGCGATGATCTCGCCGAAGTGCAGGTTGGATTCGGGGAGCCCCGTCGCGGTCGACTGCCCGACCGTGATCGCCGGCGCGGCCGGGAGCCCGGAGGCCGAACCCAGATAGACCGCGACGACGCCGGCGTCGGGGAAGTTGAACGTCGAGAGCTGGCGGTCCTCGTCGGGCACCCCGACCGCGAGGTCGCCGATGCCGTCGCCGTTGAAATCGCACGCGGCGAGGGCCCGGCCGAACTCGTCATCGACCTCGGCGCCGCCGGTGGTGAACTGCCCCAGCACGGTGGGCGGGGAGACCCGATCCAACCCCCGCCCACGGACGCCGTAGCGCACCACGACCTGGCCGCAACCGTTGACGACCGGAGCTGGCCCGCCGCTCTCCGAAACGCCGGTCGCGAGATCGTCGACCCCATCGCCGTTGAAGTCGGCCGACGCGGAGGCGAACCCGAAGAAGTCCGCGCCGAAATCGTTCGCATTCGGCAGATCCGCCCGCCCGAACCGCTGCGCCCGCACGGTGGAGAGGCCGACGGAAGGCAGCTCCACCGCCCC
This genomic interval from Thermoanaerobaculia bacterium contains the following:
- a CDS encoding FG-GAP repeat protein, which codes for MELPSVGLSTVRAQRFGRADLPNANDFGADFFGFASASADFNGDGVDDLATGVSESGGPAPVVNGCGQVVVRYGVRGRGLDRVSPPTVLGQFTTGGAEVDDEFGRALAACDFNGDGIGDLAVGVPDEDRQLSTFNFPDAGVVAVYLGSASGLPAAPAITVGQSTATGLPESNLHFGEIIACGYFDGDAFADLVVGVPDHAVGDFAEAGILRVFRGAGTALGLAPVPYRLDQDSTGIDDTADLDDHFGAALAVGDFDSDGFDDLATAVPGENFGSFAPAAVHILFGAAGGLGATGRDQLIAGPSEAQASSFGRRLASGDFNDDDFDDLVIGVPEDDSPLSNTGAVYVLQGTTGTFDLATAERLTAREIFGGGASLPGEFFGDALAVGDFNGDRLDDLAIGVPNETVEGIREGAVVVLLGEEGFGIYAGESPARQFEHGQEEIPRGDDIHEVRWGHALTTGDFDGDGLADLAVGALNEDDGTLLSVGSVTALYSALFADGFGNATLSPSYWSATVTAP